CCGACCCAGTGCCGCGATGGCCTCAGCCAGGCGCACCAGCGCGTTGTCGTGGGCGATGCGCGAGCCATGCTCGGCGGTTCCGCGGGCACGCAGCCGGATCCAGTCCAGCGCCTTCTCCCCCGTCTGCACGAGGTATGCGCGCGTGTCTTCAAACTGCACCGAGTAGCCCCCGACTTCGCTGATCGCGGTGCCCGCGCCTGCGAAGAGTTCGGGGTGATGATCGACCAGCCAGTGCGACCCGAACACGCCGCCGTTCTCTTCGTCCGAGAAGAACGCGATGATGACGTCGCGGCGGGGACGCTCCCCCGCACGCAGAATCTCGGCGATCGAGGTGAGGATCATGGCGTCCATGTCCTTCATGTCAACCGCTCCGCGGCCCCAGAGCATGCCGTCGCGGATCTCGCCCGCAAACGGATCGACCGTCCAGTTCGCAGCGTCGGCGGGGACGACATCGAGGTGGCCGTGCAGCACGAGTGCAGGGAGCTCGGGCTGCGAGCCGGCAACCCGGACGACCACGCTCGCGCGTCCCGGAGCCGAGAGATACGTTTCGGGAGCGAGCCCGAGTCTCTGCAAGAAGTCAGAGACGTACTTCGCGGCCTGGACCTCTCCCACGGAATCTCCTCCACCGCGGTTGCTGGTGTCGATGCGGATGAGGTCACGCGCGACCTGCACCGTCTCAGAAAGTGAGGATTCGGCCAGCGTCGGCATGCTCTCGTGACTCATGACTCCAGCGTATCGAACGCGCGACACACGCGGCAGACTGGGTGGATTTCGTCGGTCACAAAGTTCCGTGATAAGTTATTTCCTGTTCGGCCGGAAGCGTAAAACGCAGACAGCCGGGTAACGTGCAAGCGCGAGTGGCGGAATGGCAGACGCGCTAGCTTGAGGTGCTAGTGCCCGAAAGGGCGTGGGGGTTCAAGTCCCCCTTCGCGCACGTTAAGAAAAACCCCGGTCAGAGATTCATTTCTCTCGCCGGGGTTTTTGCATGAGGTGCGTTGATCCTGCGTAATGGAGTAACATCGGCGCGTGATGCCTGGATTTCGCAATGTCGCCGTCTCTTCAGAGAACACGGCGAATTTTGCACCCGCACCCCTGCCCTCCCGCATTGTGCCGGATTCCTCAGCTCGAGAGTCCTGGGCAACCGGTCGTCATCTCGCGGCGTTTGGAGAGCCCGGCAGCGGCCGAACTGTTTTCGCGGAGCGTCTACTACGCATGTGGCCCGGACGGGTACATCGACTCAGCGGGTCACCCGCTCTCAGCGGGATACCTTTTGCCGCTCTTGCCGCACTGGCCGCATACGCGCCGGAGGCCGGCACGCCTTCGCCCGCTCAGCTCATCTCGGCTCTCGCCGCCGATGGCCACGGCGGGGAGCGAGCAATTCTGCTCGACGACGCCGACCATATCGACGAAGAGAGTGCTGCCGTGTTTGCACAGGCTGCACTCGGAGGCTCATTACGCCTCCTCGTTCTCGGCACGTCCGCAGAACGTCTGCCCGCGTCACTGAGGGCAGCCAATCTGGAATTCGCTCACGTGAGTCTCGAAACCATCACGCGTGAAGATGCCAGGGTGATCGCAGAGGAGGTGTTGGGCAAATCGCTCGCTCTGCACGACGTGGATCGCCTGCGACATCTTGCGGGGAGCAACGCCAGACATCTGCGTGCACTCGTGCTCGATGCGAGAGATTCTGACGGTTTCAGAGAGGTGTACGGGTACACGGCACTCCAAGAACGCTGGGCCCCGACCGGACGCCGAATTGGTGAACTTATCTCACTGAGGCTTTCGCTTCAGCCGGCACACGTGCGGGAGGCAGTGATCCTGTTCGCAATCACCGGCGTAGTACCGGTGCAGCTCGCCGAGCAGATAGTGACCTCGCAGGCACTGCAGCAGGCAGTCAGCGCCGGACTCGTTGAACTTACGAAGGAATCACACGCCGGGAGGACAGGCCAGCTCTTATCCGTTCAATTGCGCGGCGGACTCACTTCACAGACGGTACTTGCGCGAGTGCCAGAACAGGAGCTGCGAACTCACGCCGAGCACGCGCTCACATTCTCGGAGCAGATGAGTGCACAGACCGCCATTACCGTTTCCATTCACGCTGCACAGGTCGGCGTGATGCTGAAAGCGGAGACTCGCGGATCGATCGCACGTGAGGCGCTACGAACACGTCAGTTCGACGCCGCACTCCTCCTGGCCACTCCGGACGCAGGAATTGAGCTCTCTGCGGAGCTCCGCCTGTTGCGCTCGCGGGCCCTCTTCGAATCAGGGTTACAGGATGAAGCGTTTGAGGTCTTGGCCCCGATGCTTGCTCAGGGCGACCTCGAGGCCAGAGTGTGGTCCGCAAAGATGAGTGCGGCCTTCGGGAAGGCCGACGTCCTTGCAGCGGCACTTTCCCCTAGGCCGGAAGACGAAAAGGCGACCCTCGACGTGCTGGCCGCCTGGCGCGATGTGCTGCTAGCCAAAGCCGGAGGTGTCTTAGCCTCGAGCGTCCTGCGTGTGCACGCAACCTCGGCTGCCCTCGGACCCGAGTTGCAGGCATCTGCCCTGCAGTGTGCGTTGCTGCTCGATGTCTTTTCCGGTTGCGCCGGCGAGGCGACAGGTGAGGCCATCTCCCTCATGTCCTCCCCCGAATGGGCGAATATTCCACTCACTGAACAAGGTGATTTGATCGTCACCCTCTTCCAGGCGTTGGTCGCTACCGGCGCTGTGACGGCAGAACTCGGGGGCTGGGACGACGACGCCTGGGCGGACCTCAGAATATTGCCGACGCTCTACCTGTTCGCCGAGGGACGGAGATCAATAGAAGCCGGGGATGCCCAGTCAGCGGCAGATCTCTTGCACCAAGCTCTCGCGGCAAACGGTGCCGAGAATAGATTCGGGATCGGCGCGAACCTTTCGGCAGCCACTGCCGCTGCTTCCGCGATGCTCGGGGATATCGAGAGCGCCACCGAGTTGCGAGATGCCGCGTCGCGATTGCTTTCGGCGGGCGGTGCGCTGCGCGACGAGACCGAGCGCCTACTGCTCCCCGCGGACCTCCTGGTGGGTGGGCCCGAGGCTGCCAATGGGCGCTGGCGACGGCTTCGCGACCGAGCGCACAATAACGACCGGCACTACCTGTTGATGCGTGTGCTGCATGACGGGTGGAGGCTCGGACTGCACGATGATCTCGCGGCGCTCTCTCACACGGCTGCGCGGGTGCAGGGGCCACTTGCGGTGGCCCTGTCCCAATACTCGAGCGCCGCAGCCGGAGATGCCGCCGCACTCGATCAGGCCGTCAGCGGGCACCTGGCTTCCGGCCATGCACTGTTCGCCGCAGAATTGACCTCCTTCGCGATTCACTCCGCGCGACAGGACGGGCGCCGTCTGCCCGTTTCGCCCCCAATGCAACACAGCCTCCAGGCACTTGTCGGACTCCACGGGGTGAACACTCCGATCATGAAGCGGGTCCGCATCGACCGCGAGACGCTCACTGAACGGGAGTACCAGGCTTGCGCAGCAGCGGTCTCTGGGTTCAGCAACGCGGAGATCGCCGAGCAGTTGTTCCTCTCGACGCGAACCGTTGAGGGACATCTTCAGCGCGCCTTTGGGAAGCTCGGTGTCGAGACTCGCGGGCAGCTCGCGCCGGCGCGGATCAGATAGTCAACGCGCGGTGAGATTCGTGGATTACCGTTCGAAACTCCATCCCTCGGGCCACTACCTGACTGTGCCGGACTGACTACCTGATCCTCGTAAATTGTTGTTGCTCGCTGGTTGAGTGACGCAAAAATAGAGCTATCTCTCCACCGCTGCCTCGTGCGAGCAGCGACTTGTCCATTCCCGAGAATAGGAACTCAGTATGGGTAGCCCCGAAATCACACCTCAGCACTCAACCCGCCCGCCCACATTGAGGCGGGTCGTTGCTGTCACGCTCGGCGCCACCCTCGCAGCGGGCGGCTTGGCCCTCGCGCCGGTGACTGCCGCACCAGCGACTGCAGCTCCGGCAACCACTGAGCAGGCGGCCGCGGGCGACTCAATTGTGTTCAAGGACAGCCGCGGCACCGAATGGACGGTGCCTGCCGGAGTCGACGAGGTGTTGGTCGGCCTCCGCGGCGGGAAAGGCGGCGATGCTCGACCAGGCAGAGGTTACCCGGACTACCGCGGAAAAGGTGGAAAGGGTGAAATAGTAGTCGTCTCTATCCCTGTCATCGCTGGAGACGTCCTGACGTTGTACGCAGGAAAAGATGGTGACGATACCACCCGCGCTGGCGGCGCAGGCTTCGTCTCTGGTGCGAGCGGCGGCGGCCACTACCCCGACAAGCATGACGTCATCGACGGCGGCGGGGGCGGCGGCGCCGCCGCCGTGAAACTGAATTCAGTCCTGGTCGCAGTAGCTGCTGGTGGAGGTGGTGGCGGCGGCGCTGGCACATACCCCGGAGGTAATGGTGGTTCTCAGCCGTATCAGCCGGAAAATGGCGGAGGACCTGTTTCCTCCGCTGGTGTGGGAGGTCGGAATGGTTCGCCGACCTCTGATCAGGAAAAGGCTCCCAGCGCTGGGACAGATACCTTTTGGTACGAGCGGTCCGGGAACCTCAGGACGCACGCCGGCGGACCCGGCGGAGGAGGCGGCGGAGGCTGGCCTGCCAGTGGCATTGGCGGAGATAAAGGCTTCTGGATTGACCGGGGAGGAGCGTGGAATCTCCGCTCTGCAGGTGGCGGTGGCGGAGGTGCGGGCCTGGGCATGATCGCAGCCCCCGCGACTGCCTTAGGGCAGTCTCAGCTGCCCGTAACGGGATCTTTTGACCCGTTCGCAAAATCGGGCGAAGTTAAGGTGACGGTGCCGCTCACCACCGAAATCCAGGCTCGTGCCCTGTCGACGGAGAGTGAAATGGGTGAGCCGCTCAAAATCGTGATCGAGACGCGCCTCAAAGGTGTGCTGTACTCACAGACTCTCTCTACCAGTTCAATGGGCGAAGTCCGCGTGAAGTCGGGTGGCGAAGTGGTGTTCTCTCAGCCGGTTACTCAGCGCTCAAGCATCCTCACCGCGACGATTGCCTCCCCGCAAACGCCTGGTGATTACGAGTACGAGGTGGAATACCTTCCGCCCTACGACGATGACAACCCGCTACAGGAACAAGGCGCTTCGCGAACCAATATCAATAATCCGTGGGTTGAGCGAGTACCCAATATGCCGACTCCTGAAGCGTTCGATGATGCGTCGGAGATGCCCAGCTCAGCCGTGGCTCCCCTGGCCGCAGCTGATGCAGCAGACGAGGTGGTCATCTCCCCGACGTCGACCACCATCGCTTCTGCCCCGTCAGAGGTCCAGGCGCATCAGCCGTTCAACGTCACCGCCCAGGTGGTGACCCCGCAGGCTGACCCAGACCTTGACCCGCTCATCCCGACAGGCGAGGCGACCCTGACCGCTGACGGTCTGATCATCGGGAACACCGTGCTTGACCCATTCGGGCGCGCCGTGTTCACCGGAGTGGTTGCCCCGTGGGGCACCACACAACTCGCTGTCCAGTACGAAGGCGATTTCGATATGCACACCTTCACCGGCTTTGAACGGTCGGAATCTGATCCGTCGGAAATCGTCATGACCGAGGCACAGACCATTACTGAACTCGAGTTCTCTGAGACGGACCTCCTCGCCGGCGAAGAGACCATCGTGCGTGCCAGAGTCACGGGCGCCGACCTTGATGGGATTCCCGGGCCCGACGTGCTTGAAGATCCGCGCGGACAGATCGAACTCCTCGCTGACGGTGAAGTCATCGGTGCAATCTCGGTCGCCTTCGACGCGGACCCGGAGGCGGACGATGCCGAAGCGGTCTACACCCTCGGTATGAGCAGTCTCCCCCCGGGCGCACACAACGTCATCGCCCGCTTTGTCCCCGCCAACGGTTTCGCTGGTTCGGAGAGCGCTCCAGCTCCGGTGAACATCACTCCGTGGGACACCACCCTCACCGCAACCCCGGACACGGTTACAGCGACGCCGGGTACACCGGTCACCATCAAATTGGCCGCCACGGCGGTCGCCCCCGACAGCCACGCAGATACTATCCTCGAGGTTCCGATGGCCAGCGGCTCAGTCCAGGCCTACCTGGACGACATCCCCTTGGGCGATCCCACCCGCATCACCGACGGAGTCGGCGAGCTGTCGTTTGCTGAGCCGCCCGCAACTTCTGGTGAAATGGAACTGCAATTCACGCCGAGCAAGCTGGCCTTGTCGCAGGCGAGCGCGAGCGTGAAATTCCAGTTTGCCGGGGGTGCGGCAAACGCCGGCAGCAATACGTCCGGGCAACTCGCGCGCACCGGAGCGGAGATCGGGATGCTCCCCATCTGGGGAGTCGGCCTTCTCCTCGCAGCAGCGGGAGCGAGTCTGGTGCTCGGACGGGCAAAGCACAGGCGCCGCGCCACCAATGAGAAGGTCGGTAGTCCACACACTCACCTGGCCGATTCTGCTGCGTCTCGCTAAGCTCGAGCCCATCATGGACAGTGCAGTCGATTCATTTGCCACCAACCGAGCGAACTGGGACGAGCGTGCCCCCATCCACGC
This genomic stretch from Leucobacter sp. CX169 harbors:
- a CDS encoding Ig-like domain-containing protein; the encoded protein is MIAAPATALGQSQLPVTGSFDPFAKSGEVKVTVPLTTEIQARALSTESEMGEPLKIVIETRLKGVLYSQTLSTSSMGEVRVKSGGEVVFSQPVTQRSSILTATIASPQTPGDYEYEVEYLPPYDDDNPLQEQGASRTNINNPWVERVPNMPTPEAFDDASEMPSSAVAPLAAADAADEVVISPTSTTIASAPSEVQAHQPFNVTAQVVTPQADPDLDPLIPTGEATLTADGLIIGNTVLDPFGRAVFTGVVAPWGTTQLAVQYEGDFDMHTFTGFERSESDPSEIVMTEAQTITELEFSETDLLAGEETIVRARVTGADLDGIPGPDVLEDPRGQIELLADGEVIGAISVAFDADPEADDAEAVYTLGMSSLPPGAHNVIARFVPANGFAGSESAPAPVNITPWDTTLTATPDTVTATPGTPVTIKLAATAVAPDSHADTILEVPMASGSVQAYLDDIPLGDPTRITDGVGELSFAEPPATSGEMELQFTPSKLALSQASASVKFQFAGGAANAGSNTSGQLARTGAEIGMLPIWGVGLLLAAAGASLVLGRAKHRRRATNEKVGSPHTHLADSAASR
- a CDS encoding LuxR family transcriptional regulator, translated to MSAQTAITVSIHAAQVGVMLKAETRGSIAREALRTRQFDAALLLATPDAGIELSAELRLLRSRALFESGLQDEAFEVLAPMLAQGDLEARVWSAKMSAAFGKADVLAAALSPRPEDEKATLDVLAAWRDVLLAKAGGVLASSVLRVHATSAALGPELQASALQCALLLDVFSGCAGEATGEAISLMSSPEWANIPLTEQGDLIVTLFQALVATGAVTAELGGWDDDAWADLRILPTLYLFAEGRRSIEAGDAQSAADLLHQALAANGAENRFGIGANLSAATAAASAMLGDIESATELRDAASRLLSAGGALRDETERLLLPADLLVGGPEAANGRWRRLRDRAHNNDRHYLLMRVLHDGWRLGLHDDLAALSHTAARVQGPLAVALSQYSSAAAGDAAALDQAVSGHLASGHALFAAELTSFAIHSARQDGRRLPVSPPMQHSLQALVGLHGVNTPIMKRVRIDRETLTEREYQACAAAVSGFSNAEIAEQLFLSTRTVEGHLQRAFGKLGVETRGQLAPARIR
- a CDS encoding M20/M25/M40 family metallo-hydrolase yields the protein MSHESMPTLAESSLSETVQVARDLIRIDTSNRGGGDSVGEVQAAKYVSDFLQRLGLAPETYLSAPGRASVVVRVAGSQPELPALVLHGHLDVVPADAANWTVDPFAGEIRDGMLWGRGAVDMKDMDAMILTSIAEILRAGERPRRDVIIAFFSDEENGGVFGSHWLVDHHPELFAGAGTAISEVGGYSVQFEDTRAYLVQTGEKALDWIRLRARGTAEHGSRIAHDNALVRLAEAIAALGRHEWPIALCDTTRDLIERVAKIYGVNPTEVDAEQMFVRAGKGAGFIQASLRSTSNATVLQAGYKHNVIPDSAEALVDVRSLPAERDAVLAKIRELVGDEIEIETVHSDIGLETPFSGELVDAMTASLLREDPEAVVLPYLLSGGTDNKALSKLGIVGYGFAPLRLPADLDFPGMFHGVDERVPLDALDFGHRVLVDLLRSY